A portion of the Candidatus Pristimantibacillus lignocellulolyticus genome contains these proteins:
- a CDS encoding polysaccharide deacetylase: MKQRLLLLLGLLLLSLTVLACCSNQAERQNDLLTTEKRSFCKIYMYQQISSLEYDSFKSKVIGTVEFEWAKDAQQNCAFQVFLHNQCVQATAPKPSTTPIPEPTIDVNVEQYAGVAYLTFDDGPGKLTGEVLDILAENDITATFFVLGQQVEQYPELLERIAFEGHSIGNHSYNHVYDELYNDFNNFSEQVLLTSQAIYDVTGVKSPLLRAPGGTYNNVDTSYFDAMNEAGYIMFDWNVDSGDSAGRNVTKETIINNIQGSDLKERVIVLMHDSNSHKTTIEALPEIIAYYREQNYRFDVITETTQPMLSRITDHIRWDRDPATAEQKASFIEQVNEWMSQ; encoded by the coding sequence ATGAAACAGCGATTACTGTTATTGTTGGGACTGCTTCTATTATCGCTTACTGTACTTGCATGCTGTAGCAATCAGGCAGAGCGACAGAATGATCTTTTAACTACAGAGAAGAGAAGCTTTTGTAAGATTTATATGTATCAGCAGATTAGCAGTTTAGAATATGATAGTTTTAAAAGCAAAGTGATCGGCACTGTTGAGTTCGAATGGGCAAAAGATGCGCAGCAAAATTGTGCATTTCAAGTTTTTCTACATAATCAATGTGTGCAAGCAACTGCACCAAAACCATCAACAACTCCAATACCAGAGCCTACGATTGACGTGAATGTAGAACAGTATGCTGGAGTAGCTTATCTTACATTTGATGATGGTCCAGGTAAATTAACGGGTGAAGTATTAGATATTTTAGCTGAGAATGACATTACTGCTACTTTTTTTGTGCTTGGTCAACAAGTGGAACAATACCCTGAACTATTAGAGCGAATTGCCTTTGAAGGACATAGCATCGGTAATCATTCTTATAATCATGTGTACGATGAACTATATAATGACTTTAATAATTTTTCAGAGCAAGTATTACTAACCTCGCAAGCAATATATGATGTTACAGGTGTTAAGTCACCATTACTTCGTGCACCAGGAGGAACATACAACAATGTTGATACAAGTTACTTTGACGCGATGAATGAAGCGGGCTATATTATGTTCGATTGGAACGTCGATAGTGGTGATTCTGCTGGTCGTAATGTTACGAAAGAAACGATAATTAATAACATTCAGGGCTCCGACTTAAAGGAGCGAGTCATCGTGTTAATGCATGATAGTAATTCACATAAAACGACGATAGAAGCATTACCAGAAATTATTGCCTACTATCGTGAACAAAATTATCGCTTTGACGTTATTACTGAGACAACGCAGCCAATGCTTTCACGAATTACAGATCACATTCGTTGGGATCGTGACCCAGCTACAGCGGAACAAAAGGCCTCATTTATTGAACAGGTTAATGAGTGGATGAGTCAGTAA
- the bcp gene encoding thioredoxin-dependent thiol peroxidase — protein sequence MSILVGSIAPPFTLPASDGTQWSLEACRGQKVVIFFYPKNMTPACTQEACDLRDRYAELREHNTVVVGISMDTVKSHQNFTSKKELPYLLLSDEDHKICERYDVWQLKKLYGREYMGIVRTTILIDEQGMISHIWPKVKVKGHADAVLEAVRSS from the coding sequence ATGAGTATATTAGTAGGTTCCATAGCTCCCCCCTTCACACTACCAGCATCTGATGGTACTCAGTGGTCATTAGAAGCGTGTCGTGGTCAGAAGGTAGTTATATTCTTCTATCCGAAGAATATGACCCCAGCATGTACGCAAGAGGCTTGTGATCTGCGTGACCGATATGCCGAGCTGCGTGAACACAATACTGTAGTGGTTGGAATAAGTATGGATACGGTTAAGTCCCATCAGAATTTTACAAGCAAGAAAGAATTGCCATATCTATTATTATCAGATGAAGATCATAAAATATGTGAGCGATATGATGTATGGCAACTTAAGAAACTATATGGTAGAGAGTATATGGGAATTGTCCGTACAACTATATTGATTGATGAACAAGGAATGATCTCACATATATGGCCAAAAGTTAAAGTTAAAGGTCATGCTGATGCTGTTCTTGAAGCAGTTCGTAGTAGCTGA
- a CDS encoding ABC-2 family transporter protein has translation MLRYMSLMLEYLKNYIKTRLTYRADFWVEVFSDLLGQGMNLVFILVVFQHTPLLGGWSQSEVIFVYGFFMVPFGIFSSFFSIWNFSERYIVKGEFDRVLTRPAHSLFQVLLENIDPPALVGSFVGAIIMAVCWNDLGLVMHWTDLFVLIIFVLGAVFIYGGIYTGLSAISFFSDSPTGIVPLMYNIQNYGRYPVNIYNKMIRFVLTWMLPFAFVGVIPASYFLAPKDDNIAQLAMLTPVMGAIVFGIGLTVWNIGVKRYRGAGS, from the coding sequence ATGTTGCGCTACATGTCATTAATGCTAGAATATTTGAAAAACTATATTAAAACACGTCTAACTTATCGTGCAGATTTTTGGGTTGAAGTATTTTCGGATTTGCTAGGACAAGGGATGAATCTTGTATTTATACTTGTCGTATTTCAACATACGCCATTACTTGGTGGTTGGAGTCAGTCGGAAGTTATTTTTGTCTACGGATTCTTTATGGTACCGTTCGGGATTTTCAGTTCTTTCTTCAGTATTTGGAATTTCAGTGAGCGCTATATTGTAAAAGGTGAGTTTGATCGTGTGTTGACAAGGCCAGCTCATAGTTTATTCCAAGTGCTACTTGAAAACATTGATCCTCCTGCTCTAGTAGGTTCATTCGTAGGTGCGATTATTATGGCAGTATGCTGGAATGATCTTGGACTTGTGATGCATTGGACGGATCTATTTGTACTCATTATATTTGTGCTAGGTGCAGTATTTATCTATGGCGGTATATATACAGGTTTAAGTGCGATATCTTTCTTTTCAGATTCGCCAACAGGTATCGTTCCGTTAATGTACAATATCCAAAATTACGGGCGTTACCCCGTTAATATTTATAATAAAATGATTCGTTTTGTATTGACTTGGATGCTTCCATTCGCTTTCGTTGGTGTTATTCCAGCATCATATTTCTTAGCGCCGAAAGACGATAACATCGCACAATTAGCAATGCTAACTCCAGTTATGGGTGCGATCGTATTTGGGATAGGGTTAACTGTATGGAATATTGGTGTTAAGCGATATAGAGGTGCTGGATCGTAG
- a CDS encoding ABC-2 family transporter protein, with the protein MTRVYIDFIRMRFLMMLAYRVNYYSGIVIYAINIGAYYFLWKAIYGAQETLAGFSLEQMTTYLAISWMARAFYFNNLDRDIANEIRDGSVAIQMIRPYNYLIVKLMQGFGEGLFRFMLFMIPGLAIVCLIFPVKLPTDLTVWATYLGMLVFSFLINSQLNIMTGLFAFFVENNEGLMRMKRVMVDLFSGVIIPIAFFPGWLGSIMTWLPFQAITYLPSAIFTGRTPLSEAGHVFLIQFAWLTVLMIPIVIMWRAARQRLFVQGG; encoded by the coding sequence ATGACGAGAGTGTATATCGACTTTATTCGAATGCGTTTCTTGATGATGCTCGCATATCGAGTAAATTATTATAGTGGTATCGTAATATATGCGATTAATATCGGTGCTTATTATTTCTTGTGGAAAGCAATCTACGGCGCACAAGAAACATTAGCTGGATTCTCGCTTGAGCAGATGACAACTTACCTAGCTATCTCTTGGATGGCTAGAGCCTTTTACTTTAATAATCTTGACCGAGATATTGCTAATGAAATTCGTGATGGTAGTGTGGCAATACAGATGATACGTCCTTACAACTATCTTATCGTAAAGTTAATGCAAGGGTTCGGTGAAGGGTTATTCCGGTTCATGTTGTTTATGATTCCTGGACTAGCTATCGTCTGTCTTATATTCCCTGTGAAATTACCTACTGATCTGACGGTTTGGGCAACTTATCTGGGAATGCTTGTTTTTAGTTTCCTAATTAATTCACAACTTAACATTATGACTGGGCTGTTCGCATTTTTTGTGGAGAATAACGAAGGGTTAATGCGAATGAAACGAGTGATGGTTGATTTGTTCTCAGGCGTAATTATTCCAATCGCCTTTTTCCCAGGTTGGTTAGGCAGTATTATGACGTGGTTACCATTCCAAGCAATTACGTATTTACCAAGTGCTATATTTACCGGTCGAACACCGCTATCAGAAGCTGGTCATGTCTTTCTAATTCAATTCGCATGGCTTACTGTACTTATGATACCAATCGTGATCATGTGGCGTGCTGCAAGGCAACGGCTATTCGTGCAAGGGGGTTAG
- a CDS encoding ATP-binding cassette domain-containing protein, with product MLAIDVKDLRKQFKVQKNREGLSGAMKDLFKRQYQEVTAVKDITFQIPQGEICGYIGENGAGKSTTIKMLTGILVPTSGDLLVNGYVPHRDREKFVNGIGVVFGQRSQLWWDIGVIESFQLLRKVYGVPQADFNKRLNNLVERLQLGDLLNRPVRKLSLGQRMRCEIVASLLHNPSIVFLDEPTIGLDIVVKTEIRDFLLEMNREEGTTILLTTHDLQDIEALCSRVIMLDDGAIIYDGGLEQLKTTWSKGREIQFQFAETMSISQLKDLTKSIAVSWTRENEYSAKLFVPNEVSFSDAMGLVVGGANIRDIKIFETNTDDIVRGIYQTGSAEVSTKEQVLS from the coding sequence ATGCTAGCGATAGATGTTAAAGATTTACGTAAACAATTTAAAGTGCAAAAAAACCGTGAGGGACTATCTGGAGCAATGAAAGATTTGTTCAAGCGTCAATATCAAGAGGTAACCGCGGTCAAAGACATTACATTCCAAATACCACAAGGTGAAATCTGTGGTTATATCGGAGAGAACGGCGCAGGTAAATCGACAACCATCAAAATGTTAACAGGTATTCTTGTACCTACCTCTGGTGATTTGCTTGTAAATGGCTACGTTCCACATCGTGACCGTGAAAAATTTGTGAATGGAATCGGAGTAGTATTCGGTCAACGATCTCAATTATGGTGGGATATCGGTGTAATTGAATCATTTCAACTACTAAGGAAAGTATATGGTGTACCTCAAGCAGATTTCAATAAACGATTGAACAATCTTGTTGAAAGACTTCAGCTCGGTGATCTATTAAACCGACCTGTACGCAAGCTCAGTCTAGGTCAACGTATGCGTTGCGAGATCGTAGCATCTTTACTTCATAATCCTTCAATCGTATTTCTAGACGAGCCTACGATTGGGTTAGATATCGTTGTAAAAACTGAAATTCGTGATTTCCTATTAGAGATGAATCGCGAAGAAGGTACAACAATCTTACTTACAACACATGATCTTCAAGATATTGAAGCATTATGTTCCAGAGTTATTATGCTTGATGATGGAGCTATTATTTATGATGGTGGCCTTGAGCAATTGAAGACAACATGGAGTAAAGGTAGAGAAATTCAATTCCAATTCGCTGAAACGATGAGTATTTCTCAGTTAAAGGATTTGACGAAAAGTATTGCAGTATCGTGGACTAGAGAGAATGAGTATTCTGCCAAATTATTTGTGCCTAATGAAGTAAGTTTCTCTGATGCCATGGGACTTGTAGTTGGTGGAGCAAATATTCGTGATATTAAAATTTTCGAGACAAATACTGATGATATTGTAAGAGGTATCTATCAGACAGGTTCAGCCGAAGTTTCAACGAAGGAGCAAGTTTTGTCATGA
- a CDS encoding LCP family protein yields the protein MRTRSKPKQKKSKWLLTSVIIILVLIIGAAVVWGAGVLGEIGSFKKNPGDSIINKENPDIVVDIPTWEGKERVNILLLGGDAREAEGAEHARSDSMMVASIDPVTKQANLFSILRDTYTDIEGYGKGRINTAITLGGAPLAMQTIGDLLGLEIQYFVYTDFEGFKALVDAIGGVNYTVEKDMKYTDNADKNRYDINLKAGYQLLDGDKALQYVRFRHDAMSDYTRTERQRAFITTVAKETLSTWNIINMKKILESVSPYVETNMSITHMLKLGQTGIGIKMGDSAQIPPFDYLREENKGGASILTYTSKEDIQNYVQEVVTPKPDATINPTGGTEATNSSTSAE from the coding sequence ATGCGTACAAGGTCAAAGCCAAAACAGAAAAAGTCAAAATGGTTATTAACATCGGTCATCATTATTCTAGTGCTAATTATTGGAGCAGCAGTAGTTTGGGGTGCTGGAGTATTAGGTGAAATTGGAAGTTTCAAAAAAAATCCAGGAGACTCTATTATTAATAAAGAAAATCCTGATATTGTCGTCGATATTCCTACTTGGGAAGGTAAAGAACGCGTTAATATTTTATTGCTCGGCGGAGATGCGCGTGAAGCTGAAGGCGCTGAACATGCTCGTTCAGACTCGATGATGGTAGCGTCCATAGATCCTGTAACGAAACAAGCTAATCTATTCAGTATTCTGCGTGATACGTATACAGATATTGAGGGTTATGGTAAAGGGCGTATTAACACAGCCATTACACTAGGTGGTGCACCACTTGCGATGCAGACAATTGGTGATCTACTTGGTCTGGAAATACAATATTTTGTGTACACAGATTTTGAAGGATTCAAAGCTTTAGTAGATGCTATCGGCGGTGTGAATTATACAGTTGAAAAAGATATGAAATATACCGATAATGCTGATAAAAATCGCTATGACATTAACCTTAAAGCAGGTTACCAATTATTGGATGGTGACAAAGCATTACAATATGTTCGCTTCCGACATGATGCGATGAGTGATTATACACGTACAGAACGTCAACGTGCTTTTATAACAACAGTTGCCAAAGAAACACTATCTACTTGGAACATAATCAATATGAAGAAAATTTTAGAAAGTGTCTCCCCATATGTTGAAACCAATATGAGTATTACTCATATGTTAAAACTCGGTCAAACAGGTATAGGCATTAAAATGGGAGATAGCGCTCAAATCCCTCCATTTGATTATTTACGCGAAGAAAATAAAGGTGGCGCTTCGATACTAACTTACACGAGTAAAGAAGATATTCAAAATTATGTACAAGAAGTTGTTACTCCTAAGCCAGACGCAACAATTAATCCAACTGGCGGTACAGAAGCAACTAATTCTTCAACTAGTGCAGAATAA
- a CDS encoding glutamate-1-semialdehyde 2,1-aminomutase: MSRQRKTSEALYEQALQHIVGGVNSPSRSYKAVGGGAPVFMKKAEGAYFWDVDNNKYLDYLAAYGPIITGHAHPHITEAIVTAAQNGTLYGTPTELEITLAKMLKEAIPSMDKVRFVNSGTEAVMSTIRVARAYTNRNKIIKFAGCYHGHSDLVLVAAGSGPSTLGIPDSAGIPISIAQEVITVPYNDVEALQEALNRWGPETAAVMIEPIVGNFGMVMPKAGYLEAVCKLSRDAGALVIYDEVISAFRFHYGSTQTYAAFPDHQAIEPDLTALGKIIGGGLPIGAYGGRREIMEKVAPLGPAYQAGTMAGNPASISSGIACLEVLQEAGIYDRMDALARRLKNGLLDAAQANGIPLTVNQIVGSLSTHFCNHEVTNYDQALDTDGEVFGRFFKGMLEEGINLAPSKYEAWFMTIAHTEADIDFTIEAANKVMKTL, from the coding sequence ATGTCGCGACAAAGAAAAACTTCAGAAGCGCTTTATGAACAAGCACTGCAACATATCGTTGGTGGAGTAAATTCCCCTTCCCGCTCTTATAAAGCAGTAGGAGGCGGCGCTCCTGTATTTATGAAAAAAGCCGAAGGTGCTTATTTCTGGGATGTTGATAATAATAAATACTTAGACTACTTAGCTGCATATGGACCTATTATTACAGGACATGCGCATCCTCATATTACTGAGGCTATTGTTACAGCAGCTCAAAACGGTACATTGTACGGCACACCAACAGAATTAGAAATTACGTTAGCGAAAATGCTTAAAGAAGCTATTCCATCAATGGACAAAGTTCGTTTCGTGAACTCAGGTACTGAAGCTGTAATGTCAACCATCCGTGTTGCTCGTGCATACACAAATCGCAATAAAATTATTAAATTCGCAGGTTGCTACCACGGACATTCTGATCTAGTATTAGTAGCAGCTGGCTCTGGCCCGTCTACTTTAGGAATACCAGATAGTGCTGGTATTCCTATAAGTATCGCTCAAGAGGTCATTACAGTTCCCTACAATGACGTAGAAGCGCTTCAAGAAGCACTTAATCGTTGGGGTCCTGAAACTGCAGCCGTTATGATTGAGCCCATTGTTGGTAACTTCGGTATGGTTATGCCTAAAGCAGGTTACCTTGAGGCCGTTTGTAAGCTATCTAGAGATGCTGGAGCTCTTGTAATCTATGATGAAGTAATTAGTGCTTTCCGCTTCCACTATGGCTCTACGCAGACTTACGCCGCTTTCCCAGATCATCAAGCGATTGAACCTGACCTTACCGCATTAGGTAAAATTATAGGTGGTGGTCTACCTATCGGTGCATACGGTGGTCGTCGTGAAATTATGGAGAAAGTTGCCCCACTCGGCCCTGCTTATCAAGCGGGTACCATGGCAGGAAATCCTGCTTCGATATCTTCTGGTATCGCATGTCTTGAAGTTTTACAAGAAGCAGGAATCTATGATCGTATGGATGCACTAGCTCGTAGATTAAAGAATGGATTACTTGATGCTGCTCAAGCAAACGGAATTCCTTTAACTGTTAACCAAATCGTTGGTTCACTATCTACCCACTTCTGTAATCATGAAGTTACTAATTATGATCAAGCTTTAGATACAGATGGTGAAGTGTTCGGTCGTTTCTTCAAAGGGATGCTTGAAGAAGGTATTAATCTTGCTCCATCAAAATATGAAGCATGGTTTATGACGATTGCTCATACAGAAGCAGATATTGATTTTACGATTGAAGCTGCAAATAAAGTAATGAAAACCTTATAA
- a CDS encoding class II aldolase/adducin family protein encodes MNINFLHPSDQIVLMMERIYGYGMTTTSGGNLSVVDENGDMWITPASIDKGELTRQDIVCVKADGTIVGKHRPSSEYPFHKLIYTKRPDLKAVVHAHPPALIAFSIVRQIPNVALLPHDYRVCGTVGMAEYGLPGSMDLGNKIADVFASGINTVMLENHGVVVAGDDLFQAFQRFETLEYCARLEINARRIGTPSELVSTVDIVAHESELEEFTPTMITSEEREARREMCKLVHRSYEQQLFTSTQGTFSQRLSDGSIITTPFNMDRKYLEPADLVRIKDGKREAGKKPSRSIKLQQAIYDAQPHVKSIILAHPPNIMAFAITDEIFDSRMIPESYILLRDIPKVPHDDLYTREDDTAKLFTPQTPIVIGQNCCAVVTGSSLLSAFDRLEVAEYSAMAVIAAKALGTIINMEPARIDEIDVAFKLK; translated from the coding sequence ATGAATATTAATTTTCTTCACCCATCCGATCAGATCGTATTGATGATGGAACGTATTTATGGTTACGGAATGACAACAACCTCAGGAGGAAATCTATCTGTTGTCGATGAAAATGGTGATATGTGGATTACACCAGCTAGTATTGATAAAGGAGAATTAACAAGACAGGATATCGTTTGTGTGAAAGCTGATGGTACGATTGTCGGTAAGCATCGTCCGTCTAGTGAATATCCATTTCATAAATTAATTTACACGAAACGCCCTGATCTAAAAGCAGTTGTTCATGCTCATCCACCTGCATTAATTGCCTTTAGTATCGTTCGCCAAATACCGAATGTAGCATTACTTCCTCATGACTATCGTGTATGTGGAACGGTTGGAATGGCTGAATACGGACTACCGGGAAGTATGGATCTCGGCAACAAAATAGCCGATGTATTTGCAAGTGGTATTAATACTGTAATGCTTGAAAACCATGGGGTTGTCGTTGCTGGAGATGATCTATTCCAAGCTTTCCAACGTTTTGAAACATTAGAGTATTGCGCGAGATTAGAAATTAATGCGCGTCGTATTGGTACACCTTCTGAGCTTGTCTCAACAGTCGACATTGTCGCTCATGAGTCAGAACTTGAGGAATTTACACCAACAATGATTACTAGCGAGGAACGTGAAGCTCGTCGTGAAATGTGTAAACTAGTTCATCGTTCATACGAGCAACAACTCTTCACTAGTACGCAAGGCACGTTCTCACAACGTCTATCTGATGGTTCAATCATTACGACACCATTCAATATGGATCGCAAATATCTTGAACCTGCTGATCTTGTTCGTATTAAAGATGGTAAGCGCGAGGCTGGTAAAAAGCCAAGCCGTTCTATTAAACTACAACAAGCGATTTATGATGCACAGCCTCATGTCAAATCTATCATTTTGGCACATCCGCCGAATATTATGGCGTTTGCCATAACAGATGAAATATTCGATTCACGTATGATTCCTGAAAGCTATATTTTACTACGTGATATCCCGAAAGTTCCCCACGATGATTTATACACTCGTGAGGATGATACAGCTAAACTATTCACACCGCAGACACCGATCGTTATCGGTCAAAACTGTTGCGCAGTCGTAACGGGATCCAGTTTGTTAAGTGCATTTGACCGACTAGAAGTAGCAGAATATAGCGCAATGGCTGTTATCGCAGCTAAAGCATTAGGTACAATTATTAATATGGAACCAGCTCGTATCGACGAGATTGATGTAGCCTTCAAATTGAAATAA
- a CDS encoding methylated-DNA--[protein]-cysteine S-methyltransferase, producing the protein MMTEQIYWSKIHQNDNNYIIAATKQGLSYIGSPNGEWDDLIDWSNKYGKQYELIESDVLLAPYIAQLQSYWKGEIRQFSLSLDMRGTGFQQLVWNELQRIPYGETVTYQHIANQLGKPTAARAVGTAIGKNPVLIAVPCHRVIGSNGKLTGFRGGLKMKQELLELERAYKSCEDMKKG; encoded by the coding sequence ATGATGACTGAACAAATTTATTGGTCAAAAATACATCAAAACGACAACAATTATATTATCGCAGCAACAAAGCAAGGACTTAGTTATATTGGCTCACCTAATGGAGAATGGGATGATTTGATTGATTGGAGTAATAAATATGGAAAGCAATATGAACTTATTGAGAGTGATGTGTTATTAGCTCCTTATATAGCGCAGTTACAAAGTTATTGGAAAGGTGAAATTAGACAATTTTCGCTATCACTTGATATGAGGGGAACAGGTTTTCAGCAACTAGTATGGAATGAACTACAACGTATTCCGTACGGTGAGACGGTTACTTATCAGCATATTGCCAATCAATTGGGTAAACCAACAGCAGCAAGAGCTGTAGGTACAGCGATTGGAAAAAATCCAGTGCTAATTGCAGTGCCTTGTCATCGCGTGATCGGTTCAAATGGAAAATTAACAGGTTTCCGTGGAGGACTCAAGATGAAGCAGGAGCTATTAGAGTTGGAGCGGGCTTATAAAAGTTGCGAAGACATGAAAAAGGGCTAA
- a CDS encoding AraC family transcriptional regulator, with protein sequence MVGTIASDEQWQAIITNDLSYDTQFWYGVHSTKIVCRPSCRSRNPGRNGISIYDSIQLAFTQGYRPCKRCKPEAISIPQQQWIESVQLWIDEHLHEQLTLTMIAKHNHSSPYHLQRVFKQQLGISPNRYIQQQRMKEAAQLLVTTKLSVATIGECIGMNNATYFNTLFTKIMGLSPLQYRKSKCGNIQNDEGDYDD encoded by the coding sequence ATGGTAGGGACAATTGCATCGGATGAACAATGGCAAGCTATTATAACTAACGATTTATCTTATGACACACAGTTTTGGTACGGTGTACATTCCACTAAAATCGTGTGCAGACCTTCCTGTCGTTCAAGAAATCCCGGGCGTAATGGGATATCAATATATGATAGTATTCAATTGGCATTCACGCAAGGTTATCGACCTTGTAAGCGATGCAAGCCAGAGGCGATCTCTATTCCACAACAACAGTGGATTGAAAGTGTTCAATTATGGATCGATGAACATTTGCATGAACAATTAACACTTACTATGATCGCTAAGCATAATCATAGTAGCCCGTATCATTTACAACGTGTCTTCAAACAACAATTAGGCATTAGTCCTAATCGCTACATTCAACAACAAAGAATGAAAGAGGCGGCCCAACTATTAGTTACAACCAAGCTGTCAGTAGCTACAATAGGCGAATGTATTGGTATGAACAATGCTACTTATTTCAATACATTATTCACTAAAATTATGGGGTTAAGCCCATTACAATATCGTAAAAGTAAGTGTGGAAATATACAAAATGATGAAGGGGATTATGATGACTGA
- a CDS encoding DNA alkylation repair protein, translating into MDFTNLLKKIENSANAEQAVKMSAYMRDQFAFLGIPTPLRKALHKEYFQLAKKEKQIDWNFINNCWNLPFREYQYVALDYLMLMKKYLTASDIPNLKQLAISKSWWDTVDGIDGLIGDIALTDPEVEQLMMTWSTDDNIWLRRIAIDHQLSRKGKTNTDLLEIIIANNLGQTEFFINKAIGWSLRDYSKTNPQWVREFIEKYQERLAPLSIRESSKYL; encoded by the coding sequence ATGGATTTCACAAATTTATTAAAGAAAATAGAAAATAGTGCTAATGCTGAGCAAGCAGTGAAAATGAGTGCATATATGCGAGATCAATTCGCTTTTCTTGGTATACCAACTCCACTGCGAAAAGCATTACATAAAGAGTACTTCCAACTAGCTAAGAAAGAAAAACAGATCGATTGGAACTTTATTAATAATTGTTGGAATCTTCCATTTAGAGAGTACCAATATGTAGCACTAGATTATTTAATGCTTATGAAGAAATATCTTACCGCTTCAGACATACCTAATCTCAAGCAATTAGCAATATCAAAGTCATGGTGGGATACTGTCGATGGAATTGACGGATTAATCGGAGATATTGCACTTACAGACCCTGAGGTAGAACAGCTAATGATGACATGGAGTACAGACGACAACATTTGGCTCAGAAGAATTGCTATCGATCACCAGCTTTCTCGGAAAGGAAAGACCAACACCGACTTACTAGAAATAATTATTGCAAATAATCTTGGTCAAACTGAATTTTTCATTAATAAAGCAATCGGCTGGAGCTTACGTGACTATAGTAAAACTAACCCACAATGGGTTAGGGAGTTCATTGAGAAGTATCAAGAACGTCTTGCTCCGTTAAGTATAAGGGAATCTAGTAAGTATCTGTAG